A window from Pseudomonas moraviensis encodes these proteins:
- the pstS gene encoding phosphate ABC transporter substrate-binding protein PstS — MKRSMKSAALAIAVSLCATSASFAAENVRLTGSGASFPAPIYLTWFKDFSKKSDGVTVDYQSKGSGAGVQDFLNKTVDFAASDSAMKDEDIAKVAEGVQLLPMTAGEIVLAYNLPGNPKGLKLPREVYSNIFLGKITRWNDPQIVAANPDLKLSDTPITVVVRADSSGTTAVFTKHLATVNAEFKQALGEGNTVNWPASDKFIKSPKNDGVTATVRQTPGAIGYIEYGFAKLAKVDFAQLQNKAGNYVVPNAESGAEALAAVKMPENLVAWLPDPDGAKSYPITSYTWMIFRKDNGNPAKAKAMREMVEYSLTEGQKIADSMGYIPLPQSVVEQVRKASANIQ; from the coding sequence ATGAAACGTTCGATGAAGTCTGCTGCACTCGCCATTGCGGTATCTCTTTGTGCCACCTCGGCCTCCTTTGCAGCAGAAAATGTTCGCCTGACGGGGTCAGGAGCTAGTTTCCCGGCACCGATCTACCTGACCTGGTTCAAGGATTTCAGCAAGAAATCCGATGGCGTCACTGTGGATTACCAATCCAAGGGCAGCGGCGCGGGCGTACAGGATTTCTTGAACAAAACCGTAGATTTCGCTGCCAGTGACTCGGCAATGAAAGACGAAGATATCGCCAAGGTCGCCGAAGGCGTGCAGTTGCTGCCGATGACTGCCGGGGAAATCGTGCTGGCCTACAACCTGCCGGGCAATCCCAAGGGTCTAAAGCTGCCACGCGAGGTGTATTCCAACATTTTCCTGGGCAAGATCACGCGCTGGAACGATCCGCAGATCGTCGCTGCCAACCCGGACCTGAAACTGTCCGATACGCCGATCACGGTTGTCGTGCGTGCAGATTCCAGCGGTACGACTGCGGTATTCACCAAGCACCTGGCAACCGTCAACGCCGAGTTCAAGCAGGCGCTGGGTGAGGGCAACACCGTCAACTGGCCGGCCAGTGACAAGTTCATCAAATCGCCGAAAAACGATGGCGTAACGGCTACCGTGCGCCAGACGCCGGGTGCGATTGGTTACATCGAATATGGCTTCGCCAAACTCGCCAAGGTCGACTTTGCCCAGTTGCAGAACAAGGCTGGCAATTACGTAGTGCCAAACGCCGAAAGCGGTGCCGAGGCCCTGGCGGCAGTGAAGATGCCGGAAAACCTGGTGGCCTGGCTGCCTGATCCGGACGGTGCCAAGTCCTATCCGATCACCTCTTATACCTGGATGATTTTCCGCAAGGACAATGGCAATCCGGCCAAGGCCAAGGCCATGCGTGAAATGGTCGAATACAGCCTGACCGAGGGGCAGAAGATTGCCGATTCGATGGGCTACATCCCGTTGCCGCAATCGGTCGTCGAACAGGTTCGCAAAGCGTCCGCCAACATTCAGTAA
- the ppk2 gene encoding polyphosphate kinase 2: MFPTDDTLIQRIHRELLDHSDEELELELSEDGHDLNALFDEHVQEDPEKDARRTYFSELFRLQGELVKLQSWVVKTGHKVVILFEGRDAAGKGGVIKRITQRLNPRVCRVAALPAPNDRERTQWYFQRYVSHLPAAGEIVLFDRSWYNRAGVEQVMGFCNEYQYEEFFRTVPEFERMLARSGIQLIKYWFSISDQEQHLRFLSRIHDPLKQWKLSPMDLESRRRWEAYTKAKEIMLERTHIAEAPWWVVQADDKKKARLNCIHHLLGQMPYEEVEMPVIELPQRVRQEDYSRIPTPPELIVPQVY, translated from the coding sequence ATGTTCCCCACAGACGACACGCTAATACAGCGCATCCACCGTGAGCTGCTTGATCACAGTGACGAAGAGCTGGAACTTGAATTATCCGAAGACGGCCATGACCTCAACGCATTGTTCGATGAGCATGTGCAAGAGGATCCCGAGAAGGATGCGCGAAGGACTTACTTCAGCGAACTGTTCCGCCTGCAAGGCGAACTGGTAAAGCTGCAGAGCTGGGTGGTCAAGACGGGCCACAAAGTCGTGATCCTGTTCGAGGGACGGGACGCCGCTGGTAAAGGCGGTGTCATCAAACGCATCACCCAACGCCTGAATCCCAGGGTCTGCAGGGTCGCCGCCCTACCCGCCCCCAACGACCGCGAACGCACTCAGTGGTACTTCCAGCGCTACGTCTCGCACCTGCCGGCGGCGGGTGAAATCGTGTTGTTCGACCGTAGCTGGTACAACCGCGCGGGTGTGGAACAAGTGATGGGGTTCTGCAATGAATACCAGTACGAGGAATTCTTTCGTACGGTGCCGGAATTCGAACGCATGCTCGCCCGCTCCGGCATCCAGCTGATCAAATACTGGTTCTCCATTTCCGACCAGGAACAGCATCTGCGCTTTCTCAGTCGCATCCATGATCCGCTCAAGCAGTGGAAACTCAGCCCCATGGATCTGGAGTCCCGCAGGCGTTGGGAAGCCTATACCAAGGCCAAGGAAATCATGCTTGAACGCACGCACATCGCCGAAGCGCCGTGGTGGGTGGTACAAGCTGACGATAAAAAGAAAGCCCGGCTCAACTGCATCCATCACCTGCTCGGGCAGATGCCGTACGAAGAGGTGGAAATGCCGGTAATCGAACTGCCGCAACGCGTCAGGCAGGAAGACTATTCGCGCATTCCCACACCCCCGGAACTCATCGTGCCTCAGGTCTATTAG
- a CDS encoding ATPase domain-containing protein, translated as MEKLKRLQSGIEGLDALLQGGLVAGASYIIQGRPGSGKTILANQLGFHHARNGGRVLVATLLAESHDRLFQFLSTMSFFDASRVGAEIQFVSAFDTLENEGLDEVVKLLRREITRQKATVMVVDGLLNARSKADSPIDTKKFISELQGHAAFAGCTVLFLTSSRLDDGSPEHTMVDGVIEMGEELFGTRSVRRIHLRKTRGSGALTGVHECEITDNGLVIYPRLETLYKRPSAPDSADMTRIPSGIASLDDILGGGLHSSSVTLVMGPSGIGKTTLGLKFIAQSTPEAPGLHFGFYESPQRLRLKGRSLGIDIEQMEHSGALSIAWQPTTEGLLDGLGARLLSLVDEKGIKRLFIDSLSGMTRVSTTPERITDFFSALMNELRSRGVTLFASWEMRDLFGSEVSAPTSDLSSIVDNLMLMRFFENHAELHRTLSILKIRDSSYNPSRFEVVIRDQDVFLEKALKNEPSVTAESLPGSIS; from the coding sequence GTGGAAAAGCTAAAACGCCTTCAAAGCGGGATCGAAGGACTCGACGCGCTGCTTCAGGGAGGCCTTGTCGCGGGTGCTTCGTACATCATTCAAGGGCGCCCGGGTTCCGGCAAGACCATCCTTGCCAATCAGCTCGGGTTTCATCATGCCCGCAACGGCGGTCGTGTTCTGGTCGCCACGTTGCTGGCCGAATCCCACGACCGGCTGTTTCAGTTCCTGTCGACCATGAGCTTCTTCGACGCCTCGCGTGTTGGCGCCGAAATACAGTTTGTCAGCGCATTCGACACGCTGGAAAACGAAGGCCTCGATGAGGTGGTGAAGCTGCTTCGCCGCGAAATCACCCGGCAGAAGGCGACCGTCATGGTCGTTGACGGCCTGCTCAATGCACGGTCCAAAGCCGATTCGCCGATCGACACGAAAAAATTCATCTCCGAACTGCAAGGCCATGCGGCGTTTGCCGGTTGCACCGTGCTGTTTCTCACCAGCTCGCGACTGGACGACGGCAGCCCCGAGCACACCATGGTCGACGGCGTCATCGAAATGGGCGAAGAGCTGTTCGGTACCCGCTCGGTGCGCCGCATTCATTTGCGCAAGACCCGCGGCAGCGGCGCGTTGACCGGTGTCCACGAATGTGAAATCACCGATAACGGCCTGGTGATCTACCCTCGCCTGGAAACGCTGTACAAACGCCCGTCCGCCCCGGACAGCGCGGACATGACGCGCATCCCAAGCGGCATTGCCTCGCTGGACGACATCCTCGGAGGCGGCTTGCACAGCTCCAGCGTGACGCTGGTCATGGGTCCTTCGGGGATCGGCAAGACCACCCTGGGTCTGAAGTTCATCGCGCAGTCGACGCCGGAAGCGCCGGGCCTGCATTTCGGTTTCTATGAAAGCCCGCAGCGGCTGCGCCTCAAAGGCCGTTCGCTGGGCATCGATATTGAACAAATGGAACACAGCGGTGCGCTGAGCATTGCCTGGCAGCCCACCACCGAAGGCTTGCTGGACGGCCTCGGCGCACGCCTGCTGAGCCTGGTCGATGAAAAAGGCATCAAGCGCCTGTTTATCGATAGCCTCAGCGGCATGACGCGGGTTTCTACCACCCCGGAACGCATCACCGACTTTTTCAGCGCATTGATGAACGAGCTGCGATCCAGAGGCGTCACGTTGTTCGCCTCTTGGGAAATGCGCGATTTGTTCGGTTCCGAAGTCAGCGCACCGACCTCTGACCTGTCCAGTATTGTCGACAACCTGATGCTCATGCGGTTCTTTGAAAATCACGCTGAACTTCACAGGACGCTTTCCATTCTCAAGATACGTGATAGCTCCTACAACCCGTCGCGGTTCGAGGTGGTTATCCGTGATCAAGATGTGTTCCTGGAAAAGGCTTTGAAAAATGAACCTTCAGTCACAGCTGAGTCATTGCCTGGTTCAATTTCGTAA
- a CDS encoding response regulator: protein MTTILVVDDEYLIADILGFALEDEGFMTVTASNGKKALEVLERERPALVITDFMMPVMDGLEFAEAVRAQPSVKHLPIILMSGAQAHIGMQRSDLFDVVVPKPFDIAVIVAEVKKLLGS, encoded by the coding sequence ATGACCACCATCCTGGTAGTCGACGACGAGTATCTGATTGCCGACATTCTTGGCTTTGCGCTTGAGGATGAGGGCTTCATGACTGTGACCGCGAGCAATGGCAAGAAGGCTCTCGAAGTGCTGGAAAGAGAACGTCCAGCCCTGGTCATCACGGACTTCATGATGCCGGTCATGGACGGCCTCGAATTCGCCGAAGCCGTGCGTGCCCAGCCCTCCGTCAAACACCTGCCGATCATCCTGATGAGTGGCGCCCAGGCGCACATCGGCATGCAGCGCTCGGACCTGTTCGATGTGGTGGTGCCCAAGCCGTTCGACATTGCGGTGATTGTGGCTGAGGTGAAGAAGTTGTTGGGCTCATAG
- a CDS encoding fimbrial protein yields the protein MKLCRVLIVGLLYMLSSNAMAAICEFYPDNSMGNMQVILPATLSVPRDAPNGTVIYESPIVTLGPIPSSFRCSAVHNEGVRNNVGITQPGVEIFPIGNTGIGWQWVRPPSGKAWKGFPGTTDTAGGWGWNGSEHILRFVKTGTISGSATIPSGQLGTFVAAEIEPLAMNTSGTRIVSQSCETPDVKVDMGSYTMSDFLQNGDYAKEKYFFLDMKNCPPGINNFRYSFSPTAGSPAWSADTGVVNLNSNSTAKGLALQMRFSDRKILKLNQNYIMKAPTSSGGNASVSLQARFVRIEPSNAQMRAGDANAEIAFVVEYL from the coding sequence ATGAAGTTATGCCGTGTATTAATTGTCGGGCTCTTGTATATGTTGTCGTCAAACGCAATGGCGGCGATCTGCGAATTTTATCCGGACAATTCCATGGGCAATATGCAGGTTATCCTGCCGGCCACTCTCTCGGTACCACGTGACGCGCCGAATGGCACGGTTATTTATGAAAGCCCTATCGTGACGCTGGGTCCCATTCCCAGTTCTTTCAGGTGCTCCGCAGTGCACAATGAAGGTGTACGCAATAATGTCGGCATTACTCAGCCGGGCGTGGAGATTTTTCCTATCGGGAATACCGGAATCGGCTGGCAATGGGTCCGACCGCCATCGGGGAAAGCGTGGAAGGGCTTTCCAGGAACTACCGACACTGCTGGCGGTTGGGGTTGGAATGGTTCTGAGCACATCTTGCGTTTTGTAAAGACGGGCACTATTTCCGGCAGTGCGACGATACCTTCAGGCCAACTGGGGACATTTGTCGCTGCTGAAATCGAGCCTTTGGCAATGAATACCAGCGGCACACGAATCGTCTCGCAGTCTTGTGAAACACCTGATGTGAAAGTGGATATGGGTAGCTACACCATGAGCGATTTTTTGCAGAACGGTGACTATGCCAAGGAGAAATACTTCTTTCTTGATATGAAAAACTGTCCTCCTGGAATCAATAACTTCAGGTACTCCTTTTCGCCCACTGCGGGCAGCCCTGCATGGAGTGCTGATACCGGCGTGGTAAACCTCAACAGTAACTCGACTGCCAAAGGGCTGGCGTTGCAAATGCGCTTCAGTGACAGAAAGATACTCAAACTGAACCAGAATTACATAATGAAAGCGCCAACATCGAGCGGCGGTAATGCATCCGTTTCCTTGCAAGCTCGTTTCGTGCGCATTGAACCTTCCAATGCGCAAATGAGAGCGGGCGATGCCAATGCCGAAATTGCCTTCGTCGTCGAGTATCTATGA
- a CDS encoding methyl-accepting chemotaxis protein, whose product MLLRKLNLAPRSALCFGLFCLMIIAIGLIALQQVDLLNKAETYVETTIVPSIKLLGQLDREFIEIKGNNARLRNPIETPERKAQALMDIQQSRQLIKKHQRALIDLLATDAGREAFEEFAKAQKVNDLAQDQYLETVGSGQLEAAIALSKNQMRVASDGVQVALKKLIALNEIQAYEAGKQADNVYEHTLLIVGVFIIIAIGASLALAVLYTRSLTVPIAGSLRVAECIAANDLSETIALDGSDEAAQMLSSLAAMQASLRDALIMIRDSSTQLAETSEVMHGVTEDISRITQRQSHEIEMAATAVTEMSAAVEQVADNAASTSQLTSESSAAAVAGRTRVSETVAAINLMVSSVHSTSAEVQALSTMASDISSVLDVIREVAEQTNLLALNAAIEAARAGEAGRGFAVVADEVRGLAQRTQKSTEDIESMVSSIQSGTSRAVTSMSHTRAQAERTLEMANIAGEVLTDITGSLNLINERNLLMATAAEEQAQVAREVDRSLISIRDLSCETAEGSKQTAVASAELSQLAASLNKLTKEFKL is encoded by the coding sequence GCGCCGCGTTCGGCGCTGTGTTTCGGCTTGTTCTGTCTCATGATTATCGCGATCGGACTGATCGCCCTGCAGCAAGTCGACTTGCTCAACAAGGCAGAAACGTACGTTGAGACCACGATCGTGCCGAGCATCAAACTGCTCGGCCAACTGGATCGTGAGTTCATCGAAATCAAGGGTAATAACGCCCGCTTGCGCAATCCCATCGAAACCCCCGAGCGCAAGGCCCAGGCGCTGATGGACATTCAGCAGTCCCGTCAACTGATCAAGAAACATCAGCGAGCGCTCATTGATCTGCTGGCCACCGACGCTGGGCGCGAGGCGTTCGAGGAGTTTGCCAAAGCGCAAAAGGTCAATGATCTTGCGCAGGACCAGTACCTCGAAACAGTGGGGAGCGGGCAGCTCGAGGCGGCCATCGCGCTGTCCAAGAATCAGATGCGTGTTGCCTCGGACGGCGTACAGGTCGCACTCAAGAAGCTGATCGCGCTGAACGAGATCCAAGCCTATGAGGCGGGCAAGCAGGCCGACAATGTCTACGAACACACGCTGTTGATCGTCGGTGTGTTCATCATCATTGCCATCGGTGCTTCGTTGGCCCTGGCTGTGTTGTATACCCGCAGCCTGACGGTGCCAATTGCAGGCTCGCTGAGGGTGGCGGAATGCATCGCCGCCAACGATCTGAGCGAAACCATTGCGCTCGATGGCTCCGATGAGGCGGCGCAGATGCTGTCGTCGCTGGCGGCGATGCAGGCCAGTCTGCGCGATGCGCTGATCATGATCCGCGATTCGTCCACCCAACTGGCTGAAACCTCGGAGGTCATGCACGGCGTGACGGAAGATATCTCGCGTATCACTCAGCGTCAGAGCCATGAAATCGAAATGGCTGCCACCGCCGTGACTGAAATGAGCGCAGCGGTGGAGCAGGTTGCAGACAATGCCGCATCGACCTCGCAACTGACCTCGGAATCCAGTGCCGCTGCCGTTGCCGGTCGTACCCGGGTCAGTGAAACGGTCGCAGCAATCAATCTGATGGTCTCCAGTGTGCACAGCACCTCGGCTGAGGTGCAGGCGCTATCAACCATGGCGAGCGATATCAGCAGCGTGCTTGACGTCATTCGCGAGGTCGCCGAACAAACCAATCTGCTCGCCTTGAACGCAGCGATCGAAGCGGCGCGGGCGGGGGAAGCGGGCCGCGGTTTTGCCGTGGTTGCTGATGAGGTGAGAGGCCTGGCGCAGCGTACTCAGAAATCGACCGAGGACATCGAGTCCATGGTCAGCTCCATTCAGTCGGGCACCAGCCGCGCAGTTACGTCCATGAGCCACACCCGCGCTCAGGCTGAGAGAACGCTCGAAATGGCCAATATCGCCGGAGAAGTGCTGACCGATATCACTGGCTCGCTGAATCTCATCAACGAACGAAACCTGCTGATGGCGACCGCTGCCGAAGAGCAGGCTCAGGTTGCGCGTGAAGTCGACCGCAGCCTGATCAGCATTCGTGACCTGTCCTGTGAAACCGCAGAAGGATCGAAACAGACGGCTGTTGCATCGGCGGAGCTCTCGCAGTTAGCGGCGTCGCTGAACAAATTGACCAAGGAATTCAAGCTCTGA